In Elephas maximus indicus isolate mEleMax1 chromosome 4, mEleMax1 primary haplotype, whole genome shotgun sequence, a genomic segment contains:
- the LOC126075597 gene encoding olfactory receptor 6C2-like — MKNHTITTFILLGLTDDPKLQIAIFIFLFLTYILSISGNLTIICLTLVDSHLKTPMYFFLQKFAFLEISFTSACIPRYLYNIATGNRSITYHICVIQIFFTDVFGVTEFFLLAIMSYDRYVAICKPLHYMTIMSNRVCKTLVFCCCMAGLLIIFPPLTLFLNLKFCDSNLIDYFFCDASPILKISCSDTWLIEQLVIVCAVLTFILTLICVVLSYIYIVKTILRFPSAHQRKRAFSTCSSHMIVVSITYGSCIFMYVNPSGKQSVAINKGVSVLMTSIAPMLNPFIYTLRNKQVRQAFSDSFKRIAFVTKK; from the coding sequence ATGAAAAACCACACAATAACAACCTTTATCCTGCTGGGACTGACAGATGACCCAAAACTTCAGAtagccatttttatttttctatttctcacttATATATTGAGTATAAGTGGAAATCTGACCATCATATGCCTCACTTTAGTGGACTCCCACCTCaaaacacccatgtacttttttctacaAAAGTTTGCCTTTTTAGAAATTTCATTCACATCTGCTTGTATTCCTAGATATTTGTACAACATAGCAACAGGCAACAGATCAATTACTTATCATATTTGTGTGATTCAAATATTCTTCACTGATGTCTTTGGAGTGACAGAATTTTTCCTTCTGGCTAtcatgtcctatgaccgctatgtggccatctgcaaaccACTGCATTACATGACCATCATGAGCAACAGAGTGTGCAAGACGCTTGTCTTCTGCTGTTGCATGGCTGGTTTATTGATCATATTCCCACCTCTTACTTTGTTCCTAAACTTGAAATTCTGTGACTCAAATCTGATTGATTATTTTTTCTGTGATGCATCTCCTATCTTGAAGATTTCGTGCTCAGACACATGGCTCATAGAGCAACTGGTTATTGTCTGTGCTGTGCTCACTTTCATTCTGACCCTTATATGTGTTGTTCTGTCCTACATATACATTGTGAAGACCATTCTAAGGTTCCCCTCTGCCCATCAGAGAAAAAGGGCCTTTTCTACCTGTTCTTCCCACATGATTGTGGTTTCCATCACCTATGGCAGCTGTATCTTTATGTATGTCAATCCTTCAGGAAAACAGTCAGTGGCTATTAATAAAGGTGTGTCAGTGCTAATGACATCCATTGCTCCCATGTTGAACCCATTCATTTACACTCTGAGAAACAAACAAGTGAGACAAGCCTTCAGTGACTCCTTCAAAAGAATTGCATTTGTTACAAAGAAGTAA